In Paenibacillus sonchi, the genomic stretch TCCGGCACGACAAACGGGCCAAAATTGCCATAAGGTACACGCAGCAGCTCCGCCTGGCCGCCGGCAAACCCGCCATACGTATCCGAATAACCCAGAAAGCCGCCGGTATCCTTCGCATCATTGGCATGATCACACTGGCTCTCCATCTCATGCTGGCAGAAAAAGCACTGGCCGCAGGCTACATTGAAAGGAATAATCACCCGGTCGCCTTTCTTCACCTTGGTGACTTCCGGTCCCACGTCCTCAACAATCCCCATTGGCTCATGTCCGATAATATAATCATCATGCATCCCGGGAATCTCTCCATTGTAGATATGGAGGTCCGAGCCACATATTGCGGTAGAGGTAACGCGTACAATAATGTCATCCTTTTTCTCAAGCTTTGCATCGGCAACATCTTTGACTTCTACTTTTCTTTTACCCTGATAAGTAACTGCTCTCATGGTGTGGAACACTCCTTTGGAAGTAGGGATATGAACCCAGCTGGCCTTTCTTGCTTCAAGCCATACTATGTTATACCCCCAAATCCTTCAGGACTATCCATTTAGCAATGGGGAATACATCATGAGCGCAACGTTTTCTGCAACCGGTTCATCGCGTAGAACCTCACCGGTACTTGTCATTACCTTGCGCCGGATGCGGTTGCTGCGGATATAGCCGCCCCAGGGCTCCAGATTGATCCTGTGATCCGCCTCGTAAATTTCGTACTCATAGAGTGGCTGTGCATCACAGCGCCATTCCCCATGCAGGTGAGTATCATCCAGCCACAGCTTAAGCTGATACGTTTCTTCCGTCTGATTCAGCAGCTGCAGGTCCAGATAATTATAGGCGCAGGTTGCTCCGCTGCCGAAAGGCTGGGTCCGCTGCTCATCCGGAAATACATCATAGCTATGCCTGTGCCGTTCCGTTACACTCAGCGGAGTGTGCAATGTCATCCAGTAGATCAGATTGGACAACTGGCAAAGCCCGCCTCCCGTACCGGAACGAAAACCTCCGTAATAGAGCACCATTCCATCCAGGTATCCTTTGCGCCGGGTCGGCTTGCCGATGCTTTGCCAATAAGAGAAGGTCTCGCCAGGGCGTATCACAAGTCCGTTCAGCCTCGAGACCGCAAGCTTCAGATTTGTTATTTTGTTATACTGCAACTGCATATCAACATTCCGTAGACTGCGCAGGAGCGGCGTGGCGTGATCAGCAGTGGTATATTGAAGGTCAGCTGCAAGATACGTCTTTGCTCTCTTGTTCCGCTGCATTAGCCATTGTCCGTATCTTTTCCAGATAAAATAACGCTTCCCTGCAAATTGTCTTAACCGGGACCGGTGAACCGGCTTCATGGCAGCTTTGGCAGTCTCCATAGGTTAGAATTCCACCTCTTGGGCTTTGCACAGCTTGGCAAATCTTCCTCCGAGTACGGAGTTGTGATGCTTCACAATCTGGCCGCCGCTTAGACTCCCATTGTCAAAAGTGCTGTTGGCATCCTCCACCAGAACACTGGAGTAACCCATACTGAACGCGCGCCGGGTAGTGGAATCCACGCAGAACTCGCTTTGCATGCCGCAGATCACCAGATCGGTAATTCCCCGCTGCTGAAGCTCCTCATGCAGCCTTGTCTGATGGAATGCGTCCCAGGTCGGCTTTTCGATGACCAACTCCCCTTCCTGCGGAGTGATACGGCTGCTGATCTCCCAGGTGGAAGTGCCTTTGGTGTATTCCTGATCCTCGGTATGCTGAATATACACAACAGTTGTACCTGCTGTTCGGGCTTTATGCAGAAGTGAAATTATTCTGTTCATCACACCCTCTTCATCATAAAGCTTCATGTCAGGATAAGAGAACATCGCCTCTTGCACATCAATAATAACCAATGCGGTTGAATGGTCAGCCACTTCTTAATCTCTCCTTTGCATATTGAATTCGTTCCACTGCTTGTTCCTCTATGCTAAAGTATACCAGATCAGCACCGGGTGAGAATTCCTTTTTGTGACCCCCTTTTCCAGAAAAAACGAACCTCTGCATCATCGCAAAGGCCCGTTCTTTATCTCCGTTTATTTTCCGCGTTTATTATGCCAAATGAGTGCATGCAGCTGCGGGAGCACCCGCGCCTTATTCATTTCAGGATCGGCAATGACCAGGTTGAACAGCCATTCCAGCTTCCCCAGGAGACGTACCGAGATATCTCCCTCTTCCGTTACATCCTCGTTGCCCGGCTGCAGAAAAAGCGGTACACCCGGATAGCGGCGGTGAATGCTTTTGGCGTACTGGTAGTCCTCGTCGTTGAACACGACCACCTTCAGGCTGTGGGCCGCTCTGCCTTGCGCCTTCATCTTGTCCATAATACCGTCAAGCATGTTCCAATCCGTCTTCATCCCGGAGCTTGGCGGCTTAGGGCTGACTGTCAGCACATCGACATCGTAGAACCAGTCCTGCCATCTGCTGCCTTGCGTTTCTATGGCTGCCTGAATGCCGCGTTCATGCAGCAGCTGTATCAATATGCCCATTCCCTCACCAATCAGTGCCGGGTTGCCCCCAGAGAGGGTCACACAATCAAAATTATCTCCGGCCAGCGCAGTCAGCTCATCCATAATCTCCTCTGGAGCAAGCATCCGCACCTTATCCTTCGCCGAGCCATCCCAGGTAAAAGCGGAATCACACCAGCCGCAGCGGTAATCGCAGCCGTAGGTGCGGACGAACATCGTTTTGACGCCGATTACCGCACCTTCACCCTGGATCGTCGGCCCGAAGATCTCTATTACCGGCAGCTTACTCACAGTCACACCCCCCATACAGGCGGTAGGCAGGACCATCGGCAGGAATATCCGCAGCCAGCACCTCCGCCCAGGAGGTTGGCGTTTCCCACAGCTTGACGGAATACAGCGGCATTGAAGCCTGTATCAGCTTGTAGGCAATATATGCCGACATATTCTCCACTGTTGTCCGGAACGAGAGCAGAGCAACCTTTGAACCAGTGTTCTTCAGGGTTTCCAGTACAGGCTCGTTGCCCATAGCCAGAAAAGCGTGATCCAGATGATCCAGCAGGCTCTCTTGCACCGTTGCCTTGATATCGCTGAAATCTGCTACAAACCCTTCGTCGGAATGGCCTTCCTCTGCCAGAGGTTTGCCCTTCAACACCACCTCCAGCTTATAGGTATGGCCGTGGAGGTTGCTGCACTTCCCTTTATGTCCGACCAGTTGATGAGCCGAGTCAAAGGTAAAGATTTTACATACGGATACCTCGCCAAGCATCAGGAACCGACCTCATTTCGTTCCGCTTCATACTGGTCCAGGCCCCGTTGGCGCAGCAGGCAAGCCGGGCAGGTACCGCAGCCGCTGCCAATAATTCCGTTGTAGCAGGTCAGCGTATGCTCACGGATATATTCAAAGCAGCCGAGCTCGTCGGCCAGCTTCCAGGTTTCTTTTTTATCCAGCCACATCAGCGGCGTATGAATGACAAACTCATAATCCATTGACAGATTAAGGGTAACATTCAGCGATTTCACGAATACATCCCGGCAGTCCGGATATCCGCTGAAGTCCGTCTGGCATACCCCGGTAATGATATTGGTGAACTGAAGCTGTTTGGCAAGAATCGCCGCAAAGGACAGGAACAGCAGATTCCGGCCATCTACGAACGTGCTCGGAAGCTCCTCCCCTTCACCGGCAGCAATCTCTATATCATCGCGGGTCAGCGCGTTGGGCGCCAGTTGATGGAGCAGGCCCAAATCGAGGATATGCTGCTTCACGTTGAATTTTTTGGCGATTTCCTTGGCCACTTCAATCTCAGCCGCATGCCGCTGATTGTAATTGAAGGTAACTGCCTGGACCTCTTCGTAGTTCTTCAATGCCCATACCAGACAGGTTGTGCTGTCTTGGCCGCCGCTGAAGACCACAAGTGCTTTGTTGTTCATTGTCATGAGTCTCCTCTCAGTTCCTCGGGATTAACGGTTGTCCACTTTTTCAGGATACAGGTCATGATTGATCAGCCGGTGCTCGGCCATCGCTTCATATTTGGTCCCGGGACGCCCCCAGTTGCAGTAAGGATCGATGGAAATGCCGCCGCGCGGGGTGAATTTGCCCCAGACCTCAATATACCGCGGCTCCATCAAGGAGATCAGATCGTTCATAATAATGTTTACACAGTCTTCGTGGAAATCCCCATGATTGCGGAAGCTGAACAGGTAGAGCTTCAGTGACTTGGACTCGACCATCTTGTGTTCAGGAATATACGAAATGTACATCGCGCCGAAATCCGGCTGACCGGTAACGGGACACAGGCTGGTAAACTCCGGACAGTTGAATTTCACAAAATAATCACGTCCGGGGTGCTTGTTGTCAAACACCTCCAGAATATCCGGGTCATAACCGAATGTATACGTTGTGCCTTGGTTCCCCAGCAGGGTAACCTCTTGCATTTCCTCTTTCAATCTGCCTTCTGACATGACAAAAAACCCCTCTCTTTTCCCCGGCTTGCTGCCGGAAATGGAAAGAAGAACGAGTTTCGAAAACTTGTCTCTACTTAGTTTTTTATAGAGGGAGTTTGCGAACCTCTCCTGCGGCTCAAAGCGCAGAATTCTTCTTTATGCCTATACTTGCGAAATGAACTATACCATGTCCGGCGGCAGGTTGACAACCCTCGCAGCTGATCCAAAATCAGAGAACACAGCATGGATTCAATTCCGAAGAAAAGGGTA encodes the following:
- a CDS encoding cysteine hydrolase family protein; this encodes MADHSTALVIIDVQEAMFSYPDMKLYDEEGVMNRIISLLHKARTAGTTVVYIQHTEDQEYTKGTSTWEISSRITPQEGELVIEKPTWDAFHQTRLHEELQQRGITDLVICGMQSEFCVDSTTRRAFSMGYSSVLVEDANSTFDNGSLSGGQIVKHHNSVLGGRFAKLCKAQEVEF
- the queF gene encoding preQ(1) synthase — encoded protein: MSEGRLKEEMQEVTLLGNQGTTYTFGYDPDILEVFDNKHPGRDYFVKFNCPEFTSLCPVTGQPDFGAMYISYIPEHKMVESKSLKLYLFSFRNHGDFHEDCVNIIMNDLISLMEPRYIEVWGKFTPRGGISIDPYCNWGRPGTKYEAMAEHRLINHDLYPEKVDNR
- a CDS encoding 6-pyruvoyl trahydropterin synthase family protein, whose product is MLGEVSVCKIFTFDSAHQLVGHKGKCSNLHGHTYKLEVVLKGKPLAEEGHSDEGFVADFSDIKATVQESLLDHLDHAFLAMGNEPVLETLKNTGSKVALLSFRTTVENMSAYIAYKLIQASMPLYSVKLWETPTSWAEVLAADIPADGPAYRLYGGCDCE
- the queC gene encoding 7-cyano-7-deazaguanine synthase QueC; the encoded protein is MTMNNKALVVFSGGQDSTTCLVWALKNYEEVQAVTFNYNQRHAAEIEVAKEIAKKFNVKQHILDLGLLHQLAPNALTRDDIEIAAGEGEELPSTFVDGRNLLFLSFAAILAKQLQFTNIITGVCQTDFSGYPDCRDVFVKSLNVTLNLSMDYEFVIHTPLMWLDKKETWKLADELGCFEYIREHTLTCYNGIIGSGCGTCPACLLRQRGLDQYEAERNEVGS
- the queE gene encoding 7-carboxy-7-deazaguanine synthase QueE → MSKLPVIEIFGPTIQGEGAVIGVKTMFVRTYGCDYRCGWCDSAFTWDGSAKDKVRMLAPEEIMDELTALAGDNFDCVTLSGGNPALIGEGMGILIQLLHERGIQAAIETQGSRWQDWFYDVDVLTVSPKPPSSGMKTDWNMLDGIMDKMKAQGRAAHSLKVVVFNDEDYQYAKSIHRRYPGVPLFLQPGNEDVTEEGDISVRLLGKLEWLFNLVIADPEMNKARVLPQLHALIWHNKRGK
- a CDS encoding VanW family protein, which translates into the protein METAKAAMKPVHRSRLRQFAGKRYFIWKRYGQWLMQRNKRAKTYLAADLQYTTADHATPLLRSLRNVDMQLQYNKITNLKLAVSRLNGLVIRPGETFSYWQSIGKPTRRKGYLDGMVLYYGGFRSGTGGGLCQLSNLIYWMTLHTPLSVTERHRHSYDVFPDEQRTQPFGSGATCAYNYLDLQLLNQTEETYQLKLWLDDTHLHGEWRCDAQPLYEYEIYEADHRINLEPWGGYIRSNRIRRKVMTSTGEVLRDEPVAENVALMMYSPLLNG